The Anguilla rostrata isolate EN2019 chromosome 18, ASM1855537v3, whole genome shotgun sequence genome has a window encoding:
- the ide gene encoding insulin-degrading enzyme isoform X2, translating to MQQCVSRPAQFTRYLPIIRQSAYFHQGLGLATARHLSMTDPAVKRVVSDIIRSPEDKRLYRGLEFTNGLKAVLVSDPTTDKSSAALDVHIGSLSDPPNISGLAHFCEHMLFLGTEKYPKENEYSQFLSEHAGSSNAFTSGEHTNYYFDVSHEHLQGALDRFSQFFLCPLFDESCKDREVNAVDSEHEKNLMNDAWRLFQLEKATGNPNHPFSKFGTGNKLTLETRPTKDGIDVRQELLKFHSTYYSSNLMGLCVLGRESLDELTDMVVKLFAEVENKNVPLPEFPEHPFQEEHLRQFYKVVPIKDIRNLYVTFPIPDLQKYYKCNPGHYLGHLIGHEGPGSLLSELKAKGWVNTLVGGQKEGARGFMFFIINVDLTEEGLLHVEDIIFHMFQYIQKLRTEGPQEWVFQECKDLNTVAFRFKDKERPRGYTSKVAGLLHYYPLEEVLAAEYLLEDFRPDLIEMVLDKLRPEHVRVAVVSKSFEGQTDRVEEWYSTQYKQEAISDEVIKKWENADLNGKFKLPMRNEFIPANFEIYPLEKDSPSFPSLIKDTAMSKVWFKQDDKFFLPKACLNFEFFSPFAYVDPLHCNMAYLYLELLKDSLNEYAYAAELAGLNYDLQNTIYGMYLSVKGYNDKQHILLKKIIEKMATFEIDEKRFDIIKEAYMRSLNNFRAEQPHQHAMYYLRLLMTEVAWTKDELKEALEDVTLPRLKAFIPQLLSRLHIEALIHGNITKQSALGMMQMVEDTLIEHAHTKPLLPSQLIRYREVQVPDGGWYVYQQRNEVHNNCGIEIYYQTDMQNTHNNMLLELFCQIISEPCFNTLRTKEQLGYIVFSGPRRANGVQGLRFIIQSEKAPHYLECRVEAFLWTMEKCVEEMAEEAFQKHVQALAIRRLDKPKKLAAECAKYWGEIISQQYNFDRDNIEVAYLKTLTKENVMQFYRDLLAVEAPKRHKVSVHVLSREMDSCPVVGEFPCQNDVNLAPTPSLPQPTVVQDMTEFKRSLPLFPLAKPHINFMAAKL from the exons ATGCAGCAATGTGTTAGCCGACCGGCCCAGTTTACCAGGTATCTCCCTATTATCAGACAAAGTGCGTATTTTCACCAAGGATTGGG ACTCGCGACGGCCCGGCACCTCAGCATGACCGACCCCGCAGTGAAGAGGGTGGTGAGTGACATCATCCGCTCCCCGGAGGACAAGAGGCTGTACCGGGGGCTGGAGTTCACCAACGGCCTGAAGGCCGTCCTCGTCAGCGACCCGACCACGGACAAGTCCTCCGCTGCGCTCGACGTCCACATAG GTTCCCTCTCGGACCCGCCGAACATCTCGGGCCTGGCGCACTTCTGCGAGCACATGCTGTTCCTGGGCACGGAGAAGTACCCGAAGGAGAACGAGTACAGCCAGTTCCTGAGCGAGCACGCGGGCAGCTCCAACGCCTTCACCAGCGGCGAGCACACCAACTACTACTTCGACGTGTCCCACgagcacctgcagggggcgctggacAG GTTTTCCCAGTTCTTTCTCTGCCCGCTGTTCGATGAGAGCTGCAAGGACCGGGAAGTGAACGCGGTCGACTCGGAGCACGAGAAGAACCTGATGAACGACGCCTGGAGGCTGTTCCAGCTGGAGAAGGCCACCGGAAACCCCAACCACCCCTTCAGCAAGTTTGGGACAG gGAACAAGCTGACATTAGAGACCAGGCCAACCAAAGATGGGATTGATGTCCGTCAGGAGCTGCTCAAATTCCACTCCACATACTACTCCTCAAACCTGATGGGACTGTGTGTCCTGGGCAgag aGTCCCTGGACGAGCTGACCGACATGGTGGTCAAGCTGTTCGCTGAGGTGGAGAATAAGAATGTCCcactcccagaattccctgagcATCCTTTCCAAGAAGAGCATCTCAGG CAATTTTACAAGGTGGTGCCCATAAAGGACATCAGAAATCTGTACGTCACCTTCCCCATCCCAGACCTGCAGAAGTATTACAAGTGCAACCCAGGCCACTATCTGGGCCACCTGATTGGACACGAAGGCCCGGGAAGCCTGCTGTCCGAGCTGAAGGCCAAAG GCTGGGTGAACACACTGGTGGGAGGTCAGAAGGAAGGAGCTCGAGGCTTCATGTTCTTCATCATCAATGTGGACCTGACTGAGGAAGGGCTCT TGCACGTTGAGGACATCATCTTCCACATGTTCCAGTACATCCAGAAACTGCGCACTGAAGGACCCCAGGAGTGGGTCTTTCAGGAGTGCAAG gactTGAACACCGTGGCCTTCAGATTCAAGGACAAAGAGCGACCTCGCGGATACACCTCCAAAGTAGCCGGTTTACTGCAC TACTACCCGCTGGAAGAGGTGTTGGCAGCTGAGTATCTTCTGGAAGACTTCAGGCCGGATTTGATAGAAATGGTGCTGGACAAACTGAGGCCGGAGCACGTGAG AGTTGCGGTCGTTTCAAAGTCGTTCGAAGGGCAGACTGATCGGGTTGAAGAGTGGTACAGCACGCAGTACAAACAGGAGGCCATTTCTGACGAGGTCATCAAG aaatggGAGAATGCAGACCTGAACGGCAAGTTTAAACTCCCGATGAGGAACGAGTTCATCCCGGCCAACTTTGAGATCTACCCTCTGGAGAAAGACTCCCCGTCCTTCCCCTCCCTGATAAAG GACACGGCCATGAGCAAAGTGTGGTTCAAACAGGACGACAAGTTCTTCCTTCCCAAGGCCTGCCTGAACTTCGAGTTCTTCAG CCCCTTTGCGTACGTGGACCCATTGCATTGTAACATGGCTTATTTATATCTTGAGCTGCTCAAGGACTCCCTGAACGAGTATGCATATGCAGCCGAGCTAGCCGGCTTGAACTATGACCTGCAAAATACCATCTATGGGATGTAT CTGTCCGTGAAGGGCTATAATGACAAGCAGCACATTCTGCTGAAGAAGATCATTGAGAAGATGGCCACCTTCGAGATTGATGAAAAACGCTTCGACATCATCAAAGAAGCG TATATGAGATCTCTGAATAActtcagagcagagcagcctcACCAGCACGCCATGTACTACCTGCGGCTCCTCATGACTGAGGTGGCCTGGACTAAAGACGAGCTCAAGGAAGCACTGGAAG ATGTCACACTCCCTCGCCTCAAGGCCTTTATACCTCAGCTGTTGTCACGGTTACACATTGAAGCCCTTATCCACGGCAATATCACCAAACAG TCCGCCCTGGGCATGATGCAGATGGTCGAGGACACGCTCATCGAGCACGCTCACACCAAGCCCCTCCTCCCGAGCCAGCTCATTCGCTACAGGGAGGTGCAGGTTCCTGATG GGGGCTGGTACGTTTACCAGCAGAGGAACGAGGTTCACAACAACTGCGGCATCGAGATCTACTACCAGACCGACATGCAGAACACCCACAACAACATGCTGCTGGAGCTCTTCTGTCAGATCATATCTGAGCCCTGCTTCAACACCCTGCGCACCAAGGAGCAGCTGG GGTACATTGTGTTCAGCGGGCCGCGGCGAGCCAATGGCGTGCAGGGCCTGCGCTTCATCATCCAGTCGGAGAAGGCGCCGCACTACCTGGAGTGCCGGGTGGAGGCCTTCCTGTGGACGATGGAGAAGTGCGTGGAGGAGATGGCGGAGGAGGCCTTCCAGAAGCACGTCCAGGCCCTGGCCATCCGCCGCCTGGACAAGCCCAAGAAGCTGGCCGCCGAGTGCGCCAAGTACTGGGGCGAGATCATCTCCCAGCAGTACAACTTCGACAGAG ATAACATTGAAGTAGCATATCTGAAGACGTTGACAAAGGAAAACGTAATGCAGTTCTACAGG GACCTGCTGGCTGTAGAGGCTCCTAAGAGGCACAAGGTGTCGGTCCACGTGCTGTCCCGCGAGATGGACTCCT
- the ide gene encoding insulin-degrading enzyme isoform X1, giving the protein MQQCVSRPAQFTRYLPIIRQSAYFHQGLGLATARHLSMTDPAVKRVVSDIIRSPEDKRLYRGLEFTNGLKAVLVSDPTTDKSSAALDVHIGSLSDPPNISGLAHFCEHMLFLGTEKYPKENEYSQFLSEHAGSSNAFTSGEHTNYYFDVSHEHLQGALDRFSQFFLCPLFDESCKDREVNAVDSEHEKNLMNDAWRLFQLEKATGNPNHPFSKFGTGNKLTLETRPTKDGIDVRQELLKFHSTYYSSNLMGLCVLGRESLDELTDMVVKLFAEVENKNVPLPEFPEHPFQEEHLRQFYKVVPIKDIRNLYVTFPIPDLQKYYKCNPGHYLGHLIGHEGPGSLLSELKAKGWVNTLVGGQKEGARGFMFFIINVDLTEEGLLHVEDIIFHMFQYIQKLRTEGPQEWVFQECKDLNTVAFRFKDKERPRGYTSKVAGLLHYYPLEEVLAAEYLLEDFRPDLIEMVLDKLRPEHVRVAVVSKSFEGQTDRVEEWYSTQYKQEAISDEVIKKWENADLNGKFKLPMRNEFIPANFEIYPLEKDSPSFPSLIKDTAMSKVWFKQDDKFFLPKACLNFEFFSRYLYADPLHCNMTYLLLRLLKDDLKEYAYAARLAGLVYAVASGMNAILLSVKGYNDKQHILLKKIIEKMATFEIDEKRFDIIKEAYMRSLNNFRAEQPHQHAMYYLRLLMTEVAWTKDELKEALEDVTLPRLKAFIPQLLSRLHIEALIHGNITKQSALGMMQMVEDTLIEHAHTKPLLPSQLIRYREVQVPDGGWYVYQQRNEVHNNCGIEIYYQTDMQNTHNNMLLELFCQIISEPCFNTLRTKEQLGYIVFSGPRRANGVQGLRFIIQSEKAPHYLECRVEAFLWTMEKCVEEMAEEAFQKHVQALAIRRLDKPKKLAAECAKYWGEIISQQYNFDRDNIEVAYLKTLTKENVMQFYRDLLAVEAPKRHKVSVHVLSREMDSCPVVGEFPCQNDVNLAPTPSLPQPTVVQDMTEFKRSLPLFPLAKPHINFMAAKL; this is encoded by the exons ATGCAGCAATGTGTTAGCCGACCGGCCCAGTTTACCAGGTATCTCCCTATTATCAGACAAAGTGCGTATTTTCACCAAGGATTGGG ACTCGCGACGGCCCGGCACCTCAGCATGACCGACCCCGCAGTGAAGAGGGTGGTGAGTGACATCATCCGCTCCCCGGAGGACAAGAGGCTGTACCGGGGGCTGGAGTTCACCAACGGCCTGAAGGCCGTCCTCGTCAGCGACCCGACCACGGACAAGTCCTCCGCTGCGCTCGACGTCCACATAG GTTCCCTCTCGGACCCGCCGAACATCTCGGGCCTGGCGCACTTCTGCGAGCACATGCTGTTCCTGGGCACGGAGAAGTACCCGAAGGAGAACGAGTACAGCCAGTTCCTGAGCGAGCACGCGGGCAGCTCCAACGCCTTCACCAGCGGCGAGCACACCAACTACTACTTCGACGTGTCCCACgagcacctgcagggggcgctggacAG GTTTTCCCAGTTCTTTCTCTGCCCGCTGTTCGATGAGAGCTGCAAGGACCGGGAAGTGAACGCGGTCGACTCGGAGCACGAGAAGAACCTGATGAACGACGCCTGGAGGCTGTTCCAGCTGGAGAAGGCCACCGGAAACCCCAACCACCCCTTCAGCAAGTTTGGGACAG gGAACAAGCTGACATTAGAGACCAGGCCAACCAAAGATGGGATTGATGTCCGTCAGGAGCTGCTCAAATTCCACTCCACATACTACTCCTCAAACCTGATGGGACTGTGTGTCCTGGGCAgag aGTCCCTGGACGAGCTGACCGACATGGTGGTCAAGCTGTTCGCTGAGGTGGAGAATAAGAATGTCCcactcccagaattccctgagcATCCTTTCCAAGAAGAGCATCTCAGG CAATTTTACAAGGTGGTGCCCATAAAGGACATCAGAAATCTGTACGTCACCTTCCCCATCCCAGACCTGCAGAAGTATTACAAGTGCAACCCAGGCCACTATCTGGGCCACCTGATTGGACACGAAGGCCCGGGAAGCCTGCTGTCCGAGCTGAAGGCCAAAG GCTGGGTGAACACACTGGTGGGAGGTCAGAAGGAAGGAGCTCGAGGCTTCATGTTCTTCATCATCAATGTGGACCTGACTGAGGAAGGGCTCT TGCACGTTGAGGACATCATCTTCCACATGTTCCAGTACATCCAGAAACTGCGCACTGAAGGACCCCAGGAGTGGGTCTTTCAGGAGTGCAAG gactTGAACACCGTGGCCTTCAGATTCAAGGACAAAGAGCGACCTCGCGGATACACCTCCAAAGTAGCCGGTTTACTGCAC TACTACCCGCTGGAAGAGGTGTTGGCAGCTGAGTATCTTCTGGAAGACTTCAGGCCGGATTTGATAGAAATGGTGCTGGACAAACTGAGGCCGGAGCACGTGAG AGTTGCGGTCGTTTCAAAGTCGTTCGAAGGGCAGACTGATCGGGTTGAAGAGTGGTACAGCACGCAGTACAAACAGGAGGCCATTTCTGACGAGGTCATCAAG aaatggGAGAATGCAGACCTGAACGGCAAGTTTAAACTCCCGATGAGGAACGAGTTCATCCCGGCCAACTTTGAGATCTACCCTCTGGAGAAAGACTCCCCGTCCTTCCCCTCCCTGATAAAG GACACGGCCATGAGCAAAGTGTGGTTCAAACAGGACGACAAGTTCTTCCTTCCCAAGGCCTGCCTGAACTTCGAGTTCTTCAG TCGCTACCTATACGCTGACCCCCTCCACTGCAACATGACCTACCTGTTGCTCAGGTTATTGAAGGATGATTTAAAAGAGTACGCATATGCAGCCCGGCTGGCCGGGTTGGTGTATGCCGTAGCCTCAGGGATGAATGCCATACTC CTGTCCGTGAAGGGCTATAATGACAAGCAGCACATTCTGCTGAAGAAGATCATTGAGAAGATGGCCACCTTCGAGATTGATGAAAAACGCTTCGACATCATCAAAGAAGCG TATATGAGATCTCTGAATAActtcagagcagagcagcctcACCAGCACGCCATGTACTACCTGCGGCTCCTCATGACTGAGGTGGCCTGGACTAAAGACGAGCTCAAGGAAGCACTGGAAG ATGTCACACTCCCTCGCCTCAAGGCCTTTATACCTCAGCTGTTGTCACGGTTACACATTGAAGCCCTTATCCACGGCAATATCACCAAACAG TCCGCCCTGGGCATGATGCAGATGGTCGAGGACACGCTCATCGAGCACGCTCACACCAAGCCCCTCCTCCCGAGCCAGCTCATTCGCTACAGGGAGGTGCAGGTTCCTGATG GGGGCTGGTACGTTTACCAGCAGAGGAACGAGGTTCACAACAACTGCGGCATCGAGATCTACTACCAGACCGACATGCAGAACACCCACAACAACATGCTGCTGGAGCTCTTCTGTCAGATCATATCTGAGCCCTGCTTCAACACCCTGCGCACCAAGGAGCAGCTGG GGTACATTGTGTTCAGCGGGCCGCGGCGAGCCAATGGCGTGCAGGGCCTGCGCTTCATCATCCAGTCGGAGAAGGCGCCGCACTACCTGGAGTGCCGGGTGGAGGCCTTCCTGTGGACGATGGAGAAGTGCGTGGAGGAGATGGCGGAGGAGGCCTTCCAGAAGCACGTCCAGGCCCTGGCCATCCGCCGCCTGGACAAGCCCAAGAAGCTGGCCGCCGAGTGCGCCAAGTACTGGGGCGAGATCATCTCCCAGCAGTACAACTTCGACAGAG ATAACATTGAAGTAGCATATCTGAAGACGTTGACAAAGGAAAACGTAATGCAGTTCTACAGG GACCTGCTGGCTGTAGAGGCTCCTAAGAGGCACAAGGTGTCGGTCCACGTGCTGTCCCGCGAGATGGACTCCT